One Punica granatum isolate Tunisia-2019 chromosome 3, ASM765513v2, whole genome shotgun sequence genomic window carries:
- the LOC116201735 gene encoding thionin-like protein 2: MERRPSLAMVCVVLGLLMGTHLSMADFQMCYGSCFVLCVFKPGENVFKCAYQCLKDCLLPPSASPPGSSAVSTLSADRLDASYFCTLGCSTSMCTHFSTKTNPGEKEVGGCVESCSGMCSKH, from the exons ATGGAGAGGAGACCATCACTTGCCATGGTGTGTGTGGTGTTGGGCCTGTTGATGGGGACCCACCTCTCCATGGCCGACTTCCAGATGTGCTACGGGTCCTGCTTCGTCCTCTGTGTGTTCAAGCCTGGGGAGAACGTCTTCAAGTGCGCTTACCAGTGCTTGAAGGACTGTCTTCTCCCTCCTTCGGCTTCCCCACCGGGCTCCTCGGCCGTCAGCACCCTCAGCGCCGACAGACTGGACGCCAGTTACTTCTGCACGCTCGGGTGCTCTACGTCCATGTGCACTCACTTCAGCACCAAAACTAATCCCG GTGAAAAGGAAGTGGGTGGCTGTGTGGAGTCCTGCTCGGGGATGTGCTCCAAGCACTGA
- the LOC116201713 gene encoding nuclear pore complex protein NUP50A-like: protein MGDAEDTLPPSKKRAAGRELNRDKLDIEEEEDTSEIESGTFKRASEEVLATRRILKVRRNNNPATAAAAAQPSKNPFAGIRLVPPPEPALTQEGQATAIETKGSEQSESETKESENEAAARKDEGAVEKIEVSKAQEPQTESAVEKVEEGRENERAESGSKETKVESAAEKVEVGKEAEQDTEIEAAQAESAPEKNAADESENDDLNEAPKTETEDKAESEVKKDEENSDSASGGTSFSSFQQLSSTKNAFTGLAGTGFSGSAFSFGSIAKDGSASPFGPKPDQPSFSFGLTGNGSSSVFGSSGAPIIPKAEGSGFPSKEEIVIETGEENEKVVFSADSVLFEFTDGNWKERGKGEIKVNVSSTGTEKARLVMRTKGNLRLVMNASLYPEIKLTNMDKKGITFACMNSISEGKTSLSTFALKFKDGTFVESFQEAVEAHKGKGSEALKTPENSPKASAE from the coding sequence ATGGGAGATGCAGAGGACACTCTTCCCCCCTCGAAGAAGAGGGCTGCTGGAAGGGAACTGAACAGGGACAAGCTTGACattgaagaggaggaggatacATCTGAGATAGAGTCTGGAACTTTCAAGAGAGCAAGCGAGGAAGTTCTTGCGACAAGAAGAATTCTCAAAGTTCGTCGGAATAACAATCCAGcgactgctgctgctgctgctcagCCATCCAAAAATCCCTTCGCTGGAATTCGCTTGGTTCCTCCTCCTGAACCAGCTCTCACCCAAGAAGGACAAGCTACTGCTATTGAAACCAAAGGAAGTGAACAATCAGAAAGTGAAACTAAGGAGTCGGAAAATGAAGCTGCTGCACGCAAGGATGAGGGTGCTGTGGAGAAAATTGAAGTGAGCAAAGCCCAAGAGCCACAAACTGAATCTGCTGTGGAGAAAGTTGAAGAAGGCAGAGAGAATGAACGAGCAGAGAGTGGAAGCAAAGAGACAAAGGTTGAATCTGCTGCAGAAAAAGTCGAAGTGGGAAAAGAGGCTGAACAAGACACTGAAATCGAAGCAGCTCAAGCTGAATCTGCTCCAGAGAAGAATGCTGCAGATGAGAGTGAGAATGATGATTTGAATGAAGCACCCAAAACCGAGACAGAGGATAAGGCTGAGAGTGAAGTCAAGAAAGATGAAGAGAACAGTGATTCTGCTTCTGGTGGCACATCATTCAGCTCGTTCCAACAGCTCTCAAGCACTAAAAATGCCTTCACCGGCCTTGCTGGTACTGGGTTCTCAGGTTCCGCATTCTCATTTGGCTCTATCGCGAAGGATGGATCTGCATCTCCTTTTGGACCCAAACCTGACCAGCCTTCATTCAGCTTTGGCCTCACTGGCAATGGCAGCTCTTCAGTCTTCGGGTCATCTGGGGCTCCAATAATTCCCAAGGCTGAAGGATCCGGGTTTCCCTCTAAGGAAGAGATTGTGATTGAGACTGGAGAGGAGAATGAGAAGGTAGTTTTCTCAGCTGATTCAGTTTTGTTTGAGTTTACTGATGGGAACTGGAAGGAAAGAGGGAAGGGTGAAATCAAGGTGAATGTATCCTCCACGGGGACTGAGAAGGCCCGACTCGTCATGAGGACAAAGGGAAACCTCCGGCTTGTGATGAATGCAAGTCTCTATCCTGAAATCAAGCTCACGAACATGGACAAGAAGGGCATAACTTTTGCTTGCATGAATAGCATTAGCGAAGGGAAGACCAGTCTTTCTACATTCGCTCTGAAATTCAAAGATGGGACCTTCGTGGAAAGTTTCCAGGAGGCAGTCGAAGCACATAAAGGCAAGGGGAGCGAAGCTCTGAAGACACCTGAGAACTCCCCGAAGGCATCGGCAGAGTAG